In Desulfuromonas sp., the genomic stretch CTGGGAATCCGGCCGCTGATCGGAGCGAGGGTCAAGGTTTCTGCCCGGGTCGGCGGCCTCTGGACGGAAACGAGCGGCGACCGCAGCAGCTTCGGCCTGAGCACCGCCCAACTGGTCGCGCTTGTCGATACCCTCAAAGAGGAGGGGATGCTCGACTGCCTGCAACTGCTGCACTGCCACCTCGGCTCACAGATCCCCCACATCGAGGATATCCGCGGCGGGGTACGGGAAGCCTGCCGCTTTTATGCCGATCTGGTTTTGGAGGGGGCGCCCATGGGCTACCTCGACCTCGGAGGCGGCCTCGCCGTCGACTACATGGGTTCACGGACCAACCACGTCCACTCGCGCGACTATACCCGCGAGGACTACTCCAACGCCATCGTCGAAGTCGCCGGGGAAATTTTGGACATGCAGGATGTCCCCCACCCCCACCTGGTCACCGAATCGGGGCGGGCTACCGTGGCCTATTCGTCCATGCTCCTCTTCGACATTCTCGACGCCATGCGCTTCGAACCGATCGACCTGCCGTCCCAGCTCCCCCCGGCAGTCCCCGAGCAGGTTCGGCGCCTGCACGAACTCCACTCCCGCCCCGACGGCGGGAACCTCTCCCGGGATTACAGCGAAGCCCTCCGGTGCCGAGACACCGTGCGTGACCTCTTCCGGGGCGGGCAAATCTCCCTGCGCATGCGGTCACTGTCGGAGAACCTCTTTCTCGCGGCGGCCCGTTCGATTCTCGCGCGCCTCGAAGAGCGGGAGGACGTGCCGGAAGACCTTGCTCAGTTGAAGGCAAGTCTCGCCGATATCTATTATGGCAATTTCAGCGTTTTCCAGTCGCTGCCGGACACCTGTGCCATCGGCCAGGTCTTTCCCGTCATGCCGCTGCACCGCCACACCGAACGCCCCGATCGCGAGGCCATCATCTCCGACCTGACCTGCGACTGCGACGGCAAACTCGACCGCTTCATCGGCGCTCACGGCGAGCGCCCCTCCCTGCCGGTGCATCCCCTCAGGGATGGCGAAGATTATCTTATGGGGGTTTTCCTGATGGGGGCCTACCAGGAGACACTGGGGGACCTGCACAATCTCTTCGGCGACACTCACGTGGTCAGCGTGCGCATCAACGAGGACGGCGGATTCGACGTGATGAAGGAGATCTCCGGCGACAGCATCGGAGATGTGCTCAGCTACGTGGAGTACTCCCCGGACAGTCTCTTCGAGGATTTCCGCAACAAGGCCGAAGCGGCCGTGCGCCGGGGCAGGATCACCGTGCCAGAGCGCCAGGCGATGCTCGAAGAGTTCTCGTCCAACCTGAAAGGATATACCTATTTCGAAAGATAGTCTGAAGAACCAGGCAGATCATCCGGGGGGCAAAGCCGCCCATTCAGGACCAACGATCAGTCGCCCATGAACCGGTTATGGATTGAAAAAGGAAAGGGTGGGCATGTTGCCCACCCTTTCCTTTTTTTCCGTCAACGCCCGCCGATTGGCGGGTGCCCGTCAGGGCGCAGCCAGGAAATCGACCACGGCCTGCGCTTCCTCTGTCGTCCAG encodes the following:
- the speA gene encoding biosynthetic arginine decarboxylase, coding for MTKPSAPPWTPEDSASLYGICGWGAGYFDLNDRGDVTVKVQFPAGEAAVSLMEIVSGIQERGHALPVLLSVENLLDAQIVQLNEAFRSAIARAGYRGSYRGVFPVKVNQQCQVIEEITHFGARYRHGLEAGSKAELILALAALGDGGLLICNGYKDREFIDLGLWAQKLGYSCFFVIESPAELPILLERSRALGIRPLIGARVKVSARVGGLWTETSGDRSSFGLSTAQLVALVDTLKEEGMLDCLQLLHCHLGSQIPHIEDIRGGVREACRFYADLVLEGAPMGYLDLGGGLAVDYMGSRTNHVHSRDYTREDYSNAIVEVAGEILDMQDVPHPHLVTESGRATVAYSSMLLFDILDAMRFEPIDLPSQLPPAVPEQVRRLHELHSRPDGGNLSRDYSEALRCRDTVRDLFRGGQISLRMRSLSENLFLAAARSILARLEEREDVPEDLAQLKASLADIYYGNFSVFQSLPDTCAIGQVFPVMPLHRHTERPDREAIISDLTCDCDGKLDRFIGAHGERPSLPVHPLRDGEDYLMGVFLMGAYQETLGDLHNLFGDTHVVSVRINEDGGFDVMKEISGDSIGDVLSYVEYSPDSLFEDFRNKAEAAVRRGRITVPERQAMLEEFSSNLKGYTYFER